From the genome of Saccopteryx bilineata isolate mSacBil1 chromosome 6, mSacBil1_pri_phased_curated, whole genome shotgun sequence, one region includes:
- the SIGLEC1 gene encoding sialoadhesin isoform X3, with translation MGYLLQLLHLASSISAVLASWGISSPEVMKGVKGSCLLIPCAFSYPANVDVSNGITTIWYYDYSGGRQVVYHSKDPEQVQKRFHGRAQLLGRAERRECNLLLRDLSPEDSGSYKFRFEITDTDRWSDVRGTAVTVTDKPSVPTIASPLELREGMDADFNCSTPYACMQEPVNLQWQGQDPARSVISHIQKFEPTGISHQKTLHMTLSWQDHGRTLSCELSVAKYKTKGEIHLQVQHAPKGVELLLSPSEGNIRPGDLVTLTCQVNSSYPTVSSVQWLKDGTPLKAQSFVLQLSRAAWDDAGVYTCQPENNVGSLVSPPVSLHIFMAKVQVSPEGPIQENQTVTLTCNVPKEAPSGLRYSWYKNHALLEDAHSRTLQLHSASKADTGFYFCEVQNAQGRERSGPVSVVVIHPPLAPVLNAFLETQGGLVGILHCSVVSEPMATLVLSHGRLVLASTSGKVDHSPRFSVSSAPNFLRLEIRDLGLADSGEYRCTASNSYGNTSSTLDFHANAARLLISPAAEVVEGQAVTLSCRSGLSLTPDIRFSWYLNGALLLEGPSSSLLLPAASSTDAGSYHCRAQDGHSSSGPSSPAVLTVLYAPRQLRLTARLDPNDAGVGAGHRGFLECRVDSDPPAQLRLLHGDRVVASSLPLRGGCSTCGGCSQRTKINRAPNLLLVEIHDPMLEDEGVYVCEASNTLGNASSSVTFNAQATVLVISPSHMLPEGAAANLTCNVSREAGDGPANFSWYRNGALWAQGPLETMTLLPVARTDAALYACRILSEAGTQLSAPVVLSVLYPPDPPKLSALLDMGQGHMAVFVCTVDSSPLARLALFHGERLLATSLGPQLPAHGRFHVKAMANSLQLEVQDLGLENSGSYRCEATNDLGSANTSLFFQVQGAWVQVSPSPELQEGQAVVLSCKVPTEVPEGTSYLWYRDGQPLQEATSATLHFAAITLSQAGAYHCQAQAPGSATSLATPVSLHVSYAPRQATLTTLMDTGPGRLGLLLCSVNSDPSAQLRLLHGDRLVASTLQGVGELAGSSPRLKVAVAPNTLRLEIHNAVLEDEGLYTCEANNTLGQASASAHFDAHAVSVQVWPKATVQEGQLVNLTCLVWATHLAQLTYTWYRDGQQRPGAHSTHLPNVTVTGAASYHCGVVTPGQAPRFSRPVVVDVLYAPRSLRLTYLLESRGGRLALLLCTVDSRPPAQLALSHAGRILASSTEASVPNTLRLELWEPRPGDEGLYSCLAHSPLGQVNTSLELRLEGVQVTLAPSAAVPEGTSITVTSTRAHAGAYSCQVQDAQGTRSSRPAALQVLYAPRDAVLSSFWDSRASPMAVVQCTVDSEPPAELTLSHDGKVLATSHGVRALAPRTGHVQVARNALRLQVQDVPSGDENTYVCMAHNLLGSVSTTGRLQAEGVRVVAEPGLDVPEGAALNLSCHFPGGPRPMVNSTFAWFWNGRQLYAETVPTLSFSYVARAQAGVYHCRVELPAGTTSSAPVMLRVLYPPKTPTMTVFVEPEGGIQGILDCQVDSEPLASLTLHLGSRVVASSQPRGIPVEPHIHVSATPNALRVDIEELRPADQGEYVCSASNALGSASASTYFGTRALHRLHLFQKLLWFLGILSGFFFLLLGLAACYIWRRRFFHKQRVDEDSVEMASQKDALQEEEVAGISEGSGLVSNAALDSARPYENKAATSDIL, from the exons ATGGGCTACCTGCTTCAGCTTCTCCACCTGGCCTCATCCATCTCAGCAG TCCTGGCTTCATGGGGTATCTCCAGTCCGGAGGTCATGAAGGGCGTGAAGGGGTCCTGCCTCCTCATCCCCTGTGCCTTCAGTTACCCTGCCAATGTGGATGTGTCCAATGGCATCACAACCATCTGGTACTATGACTACTCGGGCGGTCGGCAGGTGGTTTACCACTCGAAGGACCCCGAGCAGGTGCAGAAACGCTTCCATGGCCGTGCGCAGCTGCTGGGGCGCGCCGAGCGCCGGGAGTGCAACCTGCTGCTGAGGGACCTGAGCCCCGAGGACTCCGGCTCCTACAAATTCCGCTTCGAGATCACTGATACCGACCGCTGGTCAGATGTCAGAGGCACTGCGGTCACCGTGACAG ACAAGCCCAGTGTGCCCACCATTGCCTCACCATTAGAGCTTCGCGAGGGCATGGACGCGGACTTCAACTGCTCCACTCCTTACGCCTGCATGCAGGAGCCCGTCAACCTGCAGTGGCAAGGCCAGGACCCTGCTCGCTCAGTCATCTCCCACATCCAGAAGTTTGAGCCCACAGGCATCAGCCACCAAAAGACCCTCCACATGACCTTGTCCTGGCAGGATCACGGTCGGACCCTGAGCTGCGAGCTCTCTGTGGCCAAATACAAGACAAAGGGCGAGATTCACCTCCAAGTGCAGC ATGCCCCCAAAGGTGTGGAGCTCCTCCTCAGCCCCTCTGAGGGGAACATACGCCCAGGTGATCTGGTCACACTCACCTGCCAGGTGAACAGCAGCTACCCCACGGTCAGTTCTGTGCAGTGGCTCAAGGATGGGACACCTCTCAAAGCCCAGAGTTTTGTGCTGCAGTTGTCCCGGGCAGCCTGGGATGACGCTGGAGTCTACACCTGCCAACCTGAGAATAACGTGGGCTCCTTGGTGTCGCCCCCCGTCAGCCTCCACATCTTCA TGGCTAAGGTCCAGGTGAGCCCAGAAGGCCCCATCCAGGAGAACCAGACAGTCACGCTGACCTGCAACGTTCCTAAAGAAGCACCCAGCGGGCTTCGCTACAGCTGGTACAAGAACCACGCCCTGCTGGAGGATGCCCACAGCCGCACCCTCCAGCTGCACTCGGCTTCCAAGGCTGACACTGGTTTCTACTTCTGCGAGGTGCAGAACGCCCAGGGCAGGGAGCGCTCTGGGCCCGTCAGTGTGGTGGTCATCC ACCCGCCTCTCGCCCCTGTCCTAAATGCCTTCCTGGAGACACAGGGGGGGCTGGTGGGCATCCTCCACTGTTCTGTGGTCAGTGAGCCCATGGCCACCCTGGTGCTGTCACATGGGAGACTTGtcctggcctccacctctggcaAGGTGGACCACAGCCCACGCTTCAGTGTTTCCTCCGCCCCCAACTTCCTGCGTCTGGAGATTCGAGACCTGGGGCTAGCCGACAGTGGGGAATACAGGTGTACAGCCTCCAACTCCTACGGGAACACGTCCTCCACCCTGGACTTCCACGCCAATG CAGCCCGTCTCCTCATCAGCCCAGCAGCGGAGGTGGTGGAAGGGCAGGCGGTGACGCTGAGCTGCAGGAGTGGCCTGTCCCTGACGCCTGACATCCGCTTCTCCTGGTACCTGAACGGAGCCCTGCTCCTTGAAGGACCCAGCAGCAGCCTCCTGCTTCCTGCGGCCTCCAGCACGGATGCTGGCTCATACCACTGTCGGGCTCAGGATGGCCACAGCAGCAGCGGGCCCTCCTCTCCTGCTGTCCTCACTGTGCTCT ACGCCCCACGCCAGCTCCGGCTCACCGCTCGGCTAGACCCCAATGATGCAGGAGTTGGGGCTGGCCATCGAGGCTTCCTTGAGTGCCGCGTGGACAGTGACCCCCCAGCCCAGCTGCGGCTGCTCCACGGAGACCGTGTAGTAGCCTCTTCCCTGCCATTAAGGGGTGGCTGCAGCACCTGTGGGGGCTGTTCCCAGCGCACAAAGATCAACAGAGCCCCTAACCTGCTGCTTGTGGAGATTCATGACCCAATGCTGGAGGACGAGGGTGTGTACGTGTGTGAGGCCAGCAACACCCTAGGCAATGCCTCCTCCTCAGTCACGTTCAATGCTCAGG CCACTGTCCTGGTCATCTCACCATCACACATGCTGCCAGAGGGTGCCGCAGCCAACCTGACTTGCAATGTGAGCCGGGAAGCTGGTGATGGTCCTGCCAACTTCTCTTGGTACCGGAATGGGGCGCTGTGGGCCCAGGGTCCCCTGGAGACCATGACATTGCTGCCTGTGGCCAGAACGGACGCTGCCCTCTATGCCTGCCGCATCCTTTCTGAGGCTGGCACCCAGCTCTCCGCCCCTGTGGTCCTGAGCGTGCTCT ATCCCCCGGACCCTCCAAAGCTGTCAGCCCTCCTGGACATGGGCCAGGGTCACATGGCTGTTTTTGTATGCACTGTGGACAGTAGCCCGCTGGCCCGGCTGGCCCTGTTCCATGGGGAACGCCTCTTGGCCACCAGCCTGGGGCCCCAGCTCCCAGCCCATGGCCGCTTCCATGTCAAGGCCATGGCCAACTCCCTGCAGCTAGAGGTCCAAGACCTGGGCCTTGAGAACTCTGGCAGCTACCGCTGTGAGGCCACAAATGATCTCGGATCAGCCAATACCTCCCTCTTCTTTCAGGTCCAAG GAGCCTGGGTCCAGGTGTCGCCATCACCTGAGCTCCAGGAGGGCCAGGCCGTGGTCCTGAGCTGCAAGGTTCCCACGGAGGTCCCGGAAGGAACCTCATACCTCTGGTACCGGGACGGCCAGCCCCTCCAGGAGGCGACCTCGGCCACGCTCCACTTTGCAGCCATAACCTTGAGCCAAGCTGGGGCCTACCACTGCCAAGCCCAGGCCCCTGGCTCAGCCACAAGTCTGGCCACCCCCGTGAGCCTCCATGTGTCTT ATGCCCCACGTCAGGCCACACTCACCACCCTGATGGACACTGGCCCTGGGCGACTGGGCCTTCTCCTGTGCAGTGTGAACAGCGACCCTTCGGCCCAGCTACGGTTGCTCCATGGTGACCGCCTCGTAGCCTCCACCTTACAAGGTGTGGGGGAACTCGCAGGCAGCTCTCCTCGGCTAAAGGTGGCTGTGGCCCCCAACACACTGCGCCTGGAGATCCACAACGCGGTGCTGGAGGACGAGGGCCTCTACACCTGCGAGGCCAACAACACCCTCGGCCAGGCCTCGGCCTCAGCCCATTTCGATGCCCATG cTGTGAGTGTGCAGGTGTGGCCAAAGGCCACTGTGCAGGAAGGGCAGCTGGTGAACTTGACCTGCCTTGTGTGGGCTACCCACTTGGCCCAGCTCACCTACACATGGTACCGGGATGGGCAGCAGCGCCCAGGTGCCCATTCCACCCACCTGCCCAATGTCACAGTCACGGGTGCTGCCTCCTACCATTGTGGTGTGGTGACCCCTGGCCAGGCACCCCGCTTCTCCAGACCTGTCGTCGTGGATGTCCTCT ACGCACCCCGCAGCCTGCGCCTGACCTACCTCCTGGAGAGTCGTGGTGGCCGGCTGGCCCTGCTGCTGTGCACTGTGGACAGCCGCCCGCCCGCCCAGCTGGCTCTCAGCCATGCCGGTCGCATCCTGGCTTCCTCAACTGAAGCCTCTGTGCCCAACACCCTGCGCCTGGAGCTGTGGGAGCCCCGACCCGGCGATGAGGGTCTCTATAGCTGCTTGGCCCACAGTCCTCTGGGCCAGGTCAACACGTCCCTGGAACTGCGGCTAGAGG GTGTGCAGGTGACTCTGGCTCCGTCAGCTGCTGTGCCTGAGGGGACCTCCATCACAGTGACCT CTACGCGGGCTCATGCGGGCGCCTACTCCTGCCAAGTTCaggatgcccagggcacacgcagTTCCCGGCCTGCGGCCCTGCAAGTCCTCT atgCTCCTCGAGATGCTGTTCTGTCCTCCTTCTGGGACTCGAGAGCTAGCCCCATGGCTGTGGTGCAGTGCACTGTGGACAGCGAGCCGCCTGCTGAGCTGACCCTGTCCCATGACGGCAAGGTACTGGCCACCAGCCACGGCGTCCGTGCCTTGGCACCAAGGACAGGTCATGTCCAGGTGGCCCGCAATGCCTTGCGGCTACAGGTACAAGATGTGCCCTCAGGCGATGAGAACACATATGTCTGCATGGCCCACAACTTGTTGGGCTCAGTCAGCACCACCGGGCGGCTCCAGGCAGAAG GTGTGCGTGTGGTGGCTGAGCCAGGCCTGGATGTGCCTGAGGGTGCAGCACTGAACCTGAGTTGTCACTTTCCTGGTGGCCCCAGGCCCATGGTCAACTCCACCTTCGCTTGGTTCTGGAATGGCCGGCAATTATATGCAGAGACTGTGCCCACCCTTTCCTTCTCCTACGTGGCCCGTGCCCAAGCTGGAGTGTACCACTGTCGGGTTGAGCTCCCCGCCGGGACCACCTCCTCCGCTCCAGTCATGCTCCGTGTGCTCT ACCCTCCCAAGACGCCCACTATGACGGTCTTTGTGGAACCTGAGGGTGGCATCCAGGGCATTCTGGACTGCCAAGTGGACAGCGAGCCCCTAGCCAGCCTGACCCTTCACCTTGGCAGCCGGGTGGTGGCTTCCAGCCAGCCCCGGGGCATTCCAGTCGAACCGCACATTCATGTCTCCGCCACCCCCAATGCCTTGCGAGTGGACATTGAGGAGCTGAGGCCTGCTGACCAGGGCGAGTACGTGTGCTCTGCCTCCAACGCCCTtggctctgcctctgcctctacctACTtcggaaccagag CCCTGCACCGCCTGCATCTGTTCCAGAAGCTACTCTGGTTCCTGGGGATACTGAGTGGCTTCTTCTTCCTCCTGTTGGGTCTGGCGGCCTGCTACATCTGGAG AAGGAGGTTTTTTCATAAGCAGAGAGTGGATGAGGATTCGGTGGAGATGGCTTCTCAGAAGGATGCTTTGCAG
- the SIGLEC1 gene encoding sialoadhesin isoform X1 — MGYLLQLLHLASSISAVLASWGISSPEVMKGVKGSCLLIPCAFSYPANVDVSNGITTIWYYDYSGGRQVVYHSKDPEQVQKRFHGRAQLLGRAERRECNLLLRDLSPEDSGSYKFRFEITDTDRWSDVRGTAVTVTDKPSVPTIASPLELREGMDADFNCSTPYACMQEPVNLQWQGQDPARSVISHIQKFEPTGISHQKTLHMTLSWQDHGRTLSCELSVAKYKTKGEIHLQVQHAPKGVELLLSPSEGNIRPGDLVTLTCQVNSSYPTVSSVQWLKDGTPLKAQSFVLQLSRAAWDDAGVYTCQPENNVGSLVSPPVSLHIFMAKVQVSPEGPIQENQTVTLTCNVPKEAPSGLRYSWYKNHALLEDAHSRTLQLHSASKADTGFYFCEVQNAQGRERSGPVSVVVIHPPLAPVLNAFLETQGGLVGILHCSVVSEPMATLVLSHGRLVLASTSGKVDHSPRFSVSSAPNFLRLEIRDLGLADSGEYRCTASNSYGNTSSTLDFHANAARLLISPAAEVVEGQAVTLSCRSGLSLTPDIRFSWYLNGALLLEGPSSSLLLPAASSTDAGSYHCRAQDGHSSSGPSSPAVLTVLYAPRQLRLTARLDPNDAGVGAGHRGFLECRVDSDPPAQLRLLHGDRVVASSLPLRGGCSTCGGCSQRTKINRAPNLLLVEIHDPMLEDEGVYVCEASNTLGNASSSVTFNAQATVLVISPSHMLPEGAAANLTCNVSREAGDGPANFSWYRNGALWAQGPLETMTLLPVARTDAALYACRILSEAGTQLSAPVVLSVLYPPDPPKLSALLDMGQGHMAVFVCTVDSSPLARLALFHGERLLATSLGPQLPAHGRFHVKAMANSLQLEVQDLGLENSGSYRCEATNDLGSANTSLFFQVQGAWVQVSPSPELQEGQAVVLSCKVPTEVPEGTSYLWYRDGQPLQEATSATLHFAAITLSQAGAYHCQAQAPGSATSLATPVSLHVSYAPRQATLTTLMDTGPGRLGLLLCSVNSDPSAQLRLLHGDRLVASTLQGVGELAGSSPRLKVAVAPNTLRLEIHNAVLEDEGLYTCEANNTLGQASASAHFDAHAVSVQVWPKATVQEGQLVNLTCLVWATHLAQLTYTWYRDGQQRPGAHSTHLPNVTVTGAASYHCGVVTPGQAPRFSRPVVVDVLYAPRSLRLTYLLESRGGRLALLLCTVDSRPPAQLALSHAGRILASSTEASVPNTLRLELWEPRPGDEGLYSCLAHSPLGQVNTSLELRLEGVQVTLAPSAAVPEGTSITVTCEDPAATPPTLYTWYHNSRWLQEGPAASLSFPTATRAHAGAYSCQVQDAQGTRSSRPAALQVLYAPRDAVLSSFWDSRASPMAVVQCTVDSEPPAELTLSHDGKVLATSHGVRALAPRTGHVQVARNALRLQVQDVPSGDENTYVCMAHNLLGSVSTTGRLQAEGVRVVAEPGLDVPEGAALNLSCHFPGGPRPMVNSTFAWFWNGRQLYAETVPTLSFSYVARAQAGVYHCRVELPAGTTSSAPVMLRVLYPPKTPTMTVFVEPEGGIQGILDCQVDSEPLASLTLHLGSRVVASSQPRGIPVEPHIHVSATPNALRVDIEELRPADQGEYVCSASNALGSASASTYFGTRALHRLHLFQKLLWFLGILSGFFFLLLGLAACYIWRRRFFHKQRVDEDSVEMASQKDALQEEEVAGISEGSGLVSNAALDSARPYENKAATSDIL; from the exons ATGGGCTACCTGCTTCAGCTTCTCCACCTGGCCTCATCCATCTCAGCAG TCCTGGCTTCATGGGGTATCTCCAGTCCGGAGGTCATGAAGGGCGTGAAGGGGTCCTGCCTCCTCATCCCCTGTGCCTTCAGTTACCCTGCCAATGTGGATGTGTCCAATGGCATCACAACCATCTGGTACTATGACTACTCGGGCGGTCGGCAGGTGGTTTACCACTCGAAGGACCCCGAGCAGGTGCAGAAACGCTTCCATGGCCGTGCGCAGCTGCTGGGGCGCGCCGAGCGCCGGGAGTGCAACCTGCTGCTGAGGGACCTGAGCCCCGAGGACTCCGGCTCCTACAAATTCCGCTTCGAGATCACTGATACCGACCGCTGGTCAGATGTCAGAGGCACTGCGGTCACCGTGACAG ACAAGCCCAGTGTGCCCACCATTGCCTCACCATTAGAGCTTCGCGAGGGCATGGACGCGGACTTCAACTGCTCCACTCCTTACGCCTGCATGCAGGAGCCCGTCAACCTGCAGTGGCAAGGCCAGGACCCTGCTCGCTCAGTCATCTCCCACATCCAGAAGTTTGAGCCCACAGGCATCAGCCACCAAAAGACCCTCCACATGACCTTGTCCTGGCAGGATCACGGTCGGACCCTGAGCTGCGAGCTCTCTGTGGCCAAATACAAGACAAAGGGCGAGATTCACCTCCAAGTGCAGC ATGCCCCCAAAGGTGTGGAGCTCCTCCTCAGCCCCTCTGAGGGGAACATACGCCCAGGTGATCTGGTCACACTCACCTGCCAGGTGAACAGCAGCTACCCCACGGTCAGTTCTGTGCAGTGGCTCAAGGATGGGACACCTCTCAAAGCCCAGAGTTTTGTGCTGCAGTTGTCCCGGGCAGCCTGGGATGACGCTGGAGTCTACACCTGCCAACCTGAGAATAACGTGGGCTCCTTGGTGTCGCCCCCCGTCAGCCTCCACATCTTCA TGGCTAAGGTCCAGGTGAGCCCAGAAGGCCCCATCCAGGAGAACCAGACAGTCACGCTGACCTGCAACGTTCCTAAAGAAGCACCCAGCGGGCTTCGCTACAGCTGGTACAAGAACCACGCCCTGCTGGAGGATGCCCACAGCCGCACCCTCCAGCTGCACTCGGCTTCCAAGGCTGACACTGGTTTCTACTTCTGCGAGGTGCAGAACGCCCAGGGCAGGGAGCGCTCTGGGCCCGTCAGTGTGGTGGTCATCC ACCCGCCTCTCGCCCCTGTCCTAAATGCCTTCCTGGAGACACAGGGGGGGCTGGTGGGCATCCTCCACTGTTCTGTGGTCAGTGAGCCCATGGCCACCCTGGTGCTGTCACATGGGAGACTTGtcctggcctccacctctggcaAGGTGGACCACAGCCCACGCTTCAGTGTTTCCTCCGCCCCCAACTTCCTGCGTCTGGAGATTCGAGACCTGGGGCTAGCCGACAGTGGGGAATACAGGTGTACAGCCTCCAACTCCTACGGGAACACGTCCTCCACCCTGGACTTCCACGCCAATG CAGCCCGTCTCCTCATCAGCCCAGCAGCGGAGGTGGTGGAAGGGCAGGCGGTGACGCTGAGCTGCAGGAGTGGCCTGTCCCTGACGCCTGACATCCGCTTCTCCTGGTACCTGAACGGAGCCCTGCTCCTTGAAGGACCCAGCAGCAGCCTCCTGCTTCCTGCGGCCTCCAGCACGGATGCTGGCTCATACCACTGTCGGGCTCAGGATGGCCACAGCAGCAGCGGGCCCTCCTCTCCTGCTGTCCTCACTGTGCTCT ACGCCCCACGCCAGCTCCGGCTCACCGCTCGGCTAGACCCCAATGATGCAGGAGTTGGGGCTGGCCATCGAGGCTTCCTTGAGTGCCGCGTGGACAGTGACCCCCCAGCCCAGCTGCGGCTGCTCCACGGAGACCGTGTAGTAGCCTCTTCCCTGCCATTAAGGGGTGGCTGCAGCACCTGTGGGGGCTGTTCCCAGCGCACAAAGATCAACAGAGCCCCTAACCTGCTGCTTGTGGAGATTCATGACCCAATGCTGGAGGACGAGGGTGTGTACGTGTGTGAGGCCAGCAACACCCTAGGCAATGCCTCCTCCTCAGTCACGTTCAATGCTCAGG CCACTGTCCTGGTCATCTCACCATCACACATGCTGCCAGAGGGTGCCGCAGCCAACCTGACTTGCAATGTGAGCCGGGAAGCTGGTGATGGTCCTGCCAACTTCTCTTGGTACCGGAATGGGGCGCTGTGGGCCCAGGGTCCCCTGGAGACCATGACATTGCTGCCTGTGGCCAGAACGGACGCTGCCCTCTATGCCTGCCGCATCCTTTCTGAGGCTGGCACCCAGCTCTCCGCCCCTGTGGTCCTGAGCGTGCTCT ATCCCCCGGACCCTCCAAAGCTGTCAGCCCTCCTGGACATGGGCCAGGGTCACATGGCTGTTTTTGTATGCACTGTGGACAGTAGCCCGCTGGCCCGGCTGGCCCTGTTCCATGGGGAACGCCTCTTGGCCACCAGCCTGGGGCCCCAGCTCCCAGCCCATGGCCGCTTCCATGTCAAGGCCATGGCCAACTCCCTGCAGCTAGAGGTCCAAGACCTGGGCCTTGAGAACTCTGGCAGCTACCGCTGTGAGGCCACAAATGATCTCGGATCAGCCAATACCTCCCTCTTCTTTCAGGTCCAAG GAGCCTGGGTCCAGGTGTCGCCATCACCTGAGCTCCAGGAGGGCCAGGCCGTGGTCCTGAGCTGCAAGGTTCCCACGGAGGTCCCGGAAGGAACCTCATACCTCTGGTACCGGGACGGCCAGCCCCTCCAGGAGGCGACCTCGGCCACGCTCCACTTTGCAGCCATAACCTTGAGCCAAGCTGGGGCCTACCACTGCCAAGCCCAGGCCCCTGGCTCAGCCACAAGTCTGGCCACCCCCGTGAGCCTCCATGTGTCTT ATGCCCCACGTCAGGCCACACTCACCACCCTGATGGACACTGGCCCTGGGCGACTGGGCCTTCTCCTGTGCAGTGTGAACAGCGACCCTTCGGCCCAGCTACGGTTGCTCCATGGTGACCGCCTCGTAGCCTCCACCTTACAAGGTGTGGGGGAACTCGCAGGCAGCTCTCCTCGGCTAAAGGTGGCTGTGGCCCCCAACACACTGCGCCTGGAGATCCACAACGCGGTGCTGGAGGACGAGGGCCTCTACACCTGCGAGGCCAACAACACCCTCGGCCAGGCCTCGGCCTCAGCCCATTTCGATGCCCATG cTGTGAGTGTGCAGGTGTGGCCAAAGGCCACTGTGCAGGAAGGGCAGCTGGTGAACTTGACCTGCCTTGTGTGGGCTACCCACTTGGCCCAGCTCACCTACACATGGTACCGGGATGGGCAGCAGCGCCCAGGTGCCCATTCCACCCACCTGCCCAATGTCACAGTCACGGGTGCTGCCTCCTACCATTGTGGTGTGGTGACCCCTGGCCAGGCACCCCGCTTCTCCAGACCTGTCGTCGTGGATGTCCTCT ACGCACCCCGCAGCCTGCGCCTGACCTACCTCCTGGAGAGTCGTGGTGGCCGGCTGGCCCTGCTGCTGTGCACTGTGGACAGCCGCCCGCCCGCCCAGCTGGCTCTCAGCCATGCCGGTCGCATCCTGGCTTCCTCAACTGAAGCCTCTGTGCCCAACACCCTGCGCCTGGAGCTGTGGGAGCCCCGACCCGGCGATGAGGGTCTCTATAGCTGCTTGGCCCACAGTCCTCTGGGCCAGGTCAACACGTCCCTGGAACTGCGGCTAGAGG GTGTGCAGGTGACTCTGGCTCCGTCAGCTGCTGTGCCTGAGGGGACCTCCATCACAGTGACCTGTGAGGACCCTGCCGCCACCCCACCCACTCTCTATACCTGGTATCACAACAGccgctggctgcaggaaggaccagccgcctccctctccttcccgaCAGCTACGCGGGCTCATGCGGGCGCCTACTCCTGCCAAGTTCaggatgcccagggcacacgcagTTCCCGGCCTGCGGCCCTGCAAGTCCTCT atgCTCCTCGAGATGCTGTTCTGTCCTCCTTCTGGGACTCGAGAGCTAGCCCCATGGCTGTGGTGCAGTGCACTGTGGACAGCGAGCCGCCTGCTGAGCTGACCCTGTCCCATGACGGCAAGGTACTGGCCACCAGCCACGGCGTCCGTGCCTTGGCACCAAGGACAGGTCATGTCCAGGTGGCCCGCAATGCCTTGCGGCTACAGGTACAAGATGTGCCCTCAGGCGATGAGAACACATATGTCTGCATGGCCCACAACTTGTTGGGCTCAGTCAGCACCACCGGGCGGCTCCAGGCAGAAG GTGTGCGTGTGGTGGCTGAGCCAGGCCTGGATGTGCCTGAGGGTGCAGCACTGAACCTGAGTTGTCACTTTCCTGGTGGCCCCAGGCCCATGGTCAACTCCACCTTCGCTTGGTTCTGGAATGGCCGGCAATTATATGCAGAGACTGTGCCCACCCTTTCCTTCTCCTACGTGGCCCGTGCCCAAGCTGGAGTGTACCACTGTCGGGTTGAGCTCCCCGCCGGGACCACCTCCTCCGCTCCAGTCATGCTCCGTGTGCTCT ACCCTCCCAAGACGCCCACTATGACGGTCTTTGTGGAACCTGAGGGTGGCATCCAGGGCATTCTGGACTGCCAAGTGGACAGCGAGCCCCTAGCCAGCCTGACCCTTCACCTTGGCAGCCGGGTGGTGGCTTCCAGCCAGCCCCGGGGCATTCCAGTCGAACCGCACATTCATGTCTCCGCCACCCCCAATGCCTTGCGAGTGGACATTGAGGAGCTGAGGCCTGCTGACCAGGGCGAGTACGTGTGCTCTGCCTCCAACGCCCTtggctctgcctctgcctctacctACTtcggaaccagag CCCTGCACCGCCTGCATCTGTTCCAGAAGCTACTCTGGTTCCTGGGGATACTGAGTGGCTTCTTCTTCCTCCTGTTGGGTCTGGCGGCCTGCTACATCTGGAG AAGGAGGTTTTTTCATAAGCAGAGAGTGGATGAGGATTCGGTGGAGATGGCTTCTCAGAAGGATGCTTTGCAG